In Camelina sativa cultivar DH55 chromosome 16, Cs, whole genome shotgun sequence, a single window of DNA contains:
- the LOC104752364 gene encoding metacaspase-6-like isoform X2, producing the protein MVKKAILIGINYPGTEGELLGCINDVTRTHKSLVELFGFLEENITELIDTEKSKIQPTGKNIRQAFSDLVESAKSGDFLFVHYSGHGTRLPPETGEDDDTEFDECIVPSDHNYITDDDIREIVDKVPKGCSFTFVSDSCHTGGLIDSAKEQIGESFKKKPKKRDGTENRTNTRNRFLPLETSINMLKQATGKDDIEVGNIRATLFDVFGDDASPKVKKFIKVILSNLQESIGEGLMLGNIGKLATDFLTEKLNDEDFLKPEIQTQVGSKKEVYAGACNGELGNNGILLSGCQTDQFSADVGSKVKAYGAFTNSIHTILAETKGKISYKDLVLKSRKLLDKQGYPQRPGLYCSDCYVNASFIC; encoded by the exons ATGGTGAAGAAAGCAATACTGATAGGGATCAATTATCCTGGAACTGAAGGAGAGCTACTGGGCTGTATCAATGACGTTACGCGGACGCACAAATCACTTGTAGAACTGTTCGGATTCTTGGAGGAGAACATCACTGAGCTGATTGATACTGAAAAGTCTAAAATCCAACCCACTGGCAAGAACATTCGACAGGCGTTTTCGGATCTTGTTGAATCAGCAAAATCTGGTGATTTCCTCTTTGTTCATTACAGTGGACACGGTACGAGGTTGCCGCCGGAGACCGGTGAAGACGATGATACTGAGTTTGACGAGTGTATTGTTCCCTCCGATCACAATTACATCACCG ATGATGATATCAGAGAAATTGTGGATAAGGTGCCCAAAGGCTGCTCCTTTACGTTCGTCTCCGACTCTTGTCATACTGGTGGTCTCATCGACTCAGCCAAGGAGCAAATAGGAGAGAGCTTTAAAAAGAAGCCCAAGAAA AGAGACGGTACTGAAAACAGAACCAATACCAGAAACAGATTTCTACCACTTGAGACTTCAATCAATATGTTGAAGCAGGCTACAGGGAAAGATGATATCGAAGTGGGGAACATTAGGGCGACGCTTTTCGATGTGTTTGGAGATGATGCATCCCCAAAAGTGAAAAAGTTCATCAAGGTGATTCTAAGCAACTTGCAGGAGAGCATTGGTGAGGGTTTAATGTTGGGAAATATTGGAAAGCTAGCAACAGATTTTCTGACTGAGAAGCTGAATGATGAAGATTTTTTGAAACCCGAGATCCAAACACAAGTCGGGAGCAAGAAAGAGGTCTATGCAGGGGCGTGTAATGGGGAGCTTGGGAACAACGGTATTCTACTTAGTGGGTGCCAAACTGATCAGTTTTCTGCAGATGTAGGGTCCAAAGTAAAAGCTTATGGAGCATTCACTAATTCCATACATACTATACTTGCTGAGACAAAGGGTAAGATCAGTTACAAAGATCTGGTTTTGAAGTCCAGGAAGTTACTTGACAAACAAGGATATCCTCAACGACCCGGGTTGTATTGCAGTGATTGTTACGTGAATGCTTCATTCATATGTTGA
- the LOC104752369 gene encoding metacaspase-4, protein MAKKAVLIGINYPGTKAELRGCVNDVRRMYKCLVERYGFSEEDITVLIDTDESYTQPTGKNIRRALKDLVGSADSGDVLVVHYSGHGTRLPAETGEDDDTGYDECIVPCDMNLITDDDFRDLVDQVPQGCRLTIVSDSCHSGGLIDEAKEQIGESTKKEDEEEEEESSSKFGFRKFLRSKVEGAIESRGFHIGGSKKHEDESEEIETKEIELEDGERIHAKDKSLPLQTLIDILKQQTGNDNIEVGKIRPSLFDAFGDDSSPKVKKFMKVILGKLQSGNGEEGGLMGMLGKLASGFLEGKLNDEDYVKPAMQTHVGSKEEVYAGGSRGSVPLPDSGILISGCQTDQTSADATPAGKPTEAYGAMSNAIQKILEETDGEISNREMVTRARKSLKKQGFTQQPGLYCHDGYANAPFIC, encoded by the exons ATGGCGAAAAAGGCGGTGCTTATCGGAATCAATTACCCAGGAACCAAGGCGGAGTTACGGGGATGCGTCAACGATGTTCGTCGTATGTACAAATGCCTCGTCGAACGGTACGGCTTCTCCGAGGAGGACATCACCGTCCTCATCGACACCGATGAATCTTATACACAGCCCACTGGCAAAAACATCCGCCGTGCTCTTAAGGATCTCGTCGGATCTGCTGATTCTGGCGACGTTCTTGTCGTTCATTACAGTGGACACGGTACGAGGTTGCCCGCTGAGACTGGTGAAGACGATGACACTGGCTACGACGAGTGTATTGTTCCTTGCGATATGAATCTCATTACtg ATGATGATTTCAGGGATCTTGTTGACCAAGTTCCTCAAGGTTGCAGATTGACAATAGTTTCAGATTCTTGTCACAGTGGTGGCTTAATCGATGAAGCCAAGGAGCAGATTGGAGAGAGCACTAAGAAAGAggacgaggaggaggaagaagagtctTCTTCGAAATTTGGGTTCAGGAAATTCTTGCGCAGCAAAGTTGAAGGCGCCATTGAGTCTCGAGGGTTTCACATTGGAGGGAGCAAGAAGCATGAAGATGAGTCTGAAGAAATCGAGACTAAGGAGATTGAGCTAGAGGATGGAGAAAGGATTCATGCCAAAGACAAATCTCTTCCTCTGCAGACTTTGATCGATATCCTCAAGCAGCAAACAGGAAATGATAATATCGAAGTTGGGAAAATCAGGCCAAGTCTTTTTGATGCCTTTGGTGATGACTCGAGCCCAAAAGTGAAGAAGTTCATGAAAGTGATCTTGGGTAAGCTTCAATCAGGTAATGGAGAAGAAGGTGGGCTTATGGGTATGCTTGGGAAGTTGGCTTCAGGTTTTCTTGAGGGGAAGCTTAACGATGAAGACTATGTGAAACCCGCGATGCAGACTCATGTTGGGAGTAAAGAAGAGGTTTATGCCGGTGGTTCCAGAGGTTCGGTTCCGCTTCCAGACAGCGGCATACTGATCAGCGGTTGTCAAACTGATCAGACCTCTGCGGATGCCACTCCAGCGGGGAAACCAACTGAGGCTTATGGAGCGATGAGCAATGCCATACAGAAGATTTTGGAGGAGACAGACGGTGAGATATCAAACAGAGAAATGGTTACAAGGGCAAGGAAGTCACTGAAGAAGCAAGGTTTTACTCAGCAGCCAGGTTTGTATTGTCATGATGGCTATGCAAATGCTCCCTTTATCTGTTAA
- the LOC104752364 gene encoding metacaspase-5-like isoform X1, with translation MVKKAILIGINYPGTEGELLGCINDVTRTHKSLVELFGFLEENITELIDTEKSKIQPTGKNIRQAFSDLVESAKSGDFLFVHYSGHGTRLPPETGEDDDTEFDECIVPSDHNYITDDDIREIVDKVPKGCSFTFVSDSCHTGGLIDSAKEQIGESFKKKPKKVFKCPFGLFSSKRVVVKEETSTKAEQRDGTENRTNTRNRFLPLETSINMLKQATGKDDIEVGNIRATLFDVFGDDASPKVKKFIKVILSNLQESIGEGLMLGNIGKLATDFLTEKLNDEDFLKPEIQTQVGSKKEVYAGACNGELGNNGILLSGCQTDQFSADVGSKVKAYGAFTNSIHTILAETKGKISYKDLVLKSRKLLDKQGYPQRPGLYCSDCYVNASFIC, from the exons ATGGTGAAGAAAGCAATACTGATAGGGATCAATTATCCTGGAACTGAAGGAGAGCTACTGGGCTGTATCAATGACGTTACGCGGACGCACAAATCACTTGTAGAACTGTTCGGATTCTTGGAGGAGAACATCACTGAGCTGATTGATACTGAAAAGTCTAAAATCCAACCCACTGGCAAGAACATTCGACAGGCGTTTTCGGATCTTGTTGAATCAGCAAAATCTGGTGATTTCCTCTTTGTTCATTACAGTGGACACGGTACGAGGTTGCCGCCGGAGACCGGTGAAGACGATGATACTGAGTTTGACGAGTGTATTGTTCCCTCCGATCACAATTACATCACCG ATGATGATATCAGAGAAATTGTGGATAAGGTGCCCAAAGGCTGCTCCTTTACGTTCGTCTCCGACTCTTGTCATACTGGTGGTCTCATCGACTCAGCCAAGGAGCAAATAGGAGAGAGCTTTAAAAAGAAGCCCAAGAAAGTATTCAAATGCCCCTTTGGACTTTTTAGTTCCAAACGTGTTGTAgtaaaagaagaaacatctACCAAGGCAGAACAGAGAGACGGTACTGAAAACAGAACCAATACCAGAAACAGATTTCTACCACTTGAGACTTCAATCAATATGTTGAAGCAGGCTACAGGGAAAGATGATATCGAAGTGGGGAACATTAGGGCGACGCTTTTCGATGTGTTTGGAGATGATGCATCCCCAAAAGTGAAAAAGTTCATCAAGGTGATTCTAAGCAACTTGCAGGAGAGCATTGGTGAGGGTTTAATGTTGGGAAATATTGGAAAGCTAGCAACAGATTTTCTGACTGAGAAGCTGAATGATGAAGATTTTTTGAAACCCGAGATCCAAACACAAGTCGGGAGCAAGAAAGAGGTCTATGCAGGGGCGTGTAATGGGGAGCTTGGGAACAACGGTATTCTACTTAGTGGGTGCCAAACTGATCAGTTTTCTGCAGATGTAGGGTCCAAAGTAAAAGCTTATGGAGCATTCACTAATTCCATACATACTATACTTGCTGAGACAAAGGGTAAGATCAGTTACAAAGATCTGGTTTTGAAGTCCAGGAAGTTACTTGACAAACAAGGATATCCTCAACGACCCGGGTTGTATTGCAGTGATTGTTACGTGAATGCTTCATTCATATGTTGA
- the LOC104752368 gene encoding nuclear-pore anchor-like: MAFARLHIFSQLDEKLQDSVSERSNMEKYIMELKANLKRHERENSLSQKDISDLQKQVTILLKECRDVQLRCGAARDNEEVDPHHFNVEIDMESEVEQVISEHFISGLYIALWIGFAHISFKEGSMLLVLLDVIFQKVTKSSWKLLSY; encoded by the exons ATGGCTTTTGCTAGACTCCACATCTTCTCTCAACTCGATGAAAAACTACAGGATTCTGTATCTGAACGATCAAATATGGAGAAGTACATCATGGAGCTAAAG GCTAACTTGAAGAGACATGAACGTGAAAACAGTTTATCTCAGAAAGATATATCTGACCTACAAAAGCAG GTTACGATACTACTGAAGGAGTGTCGTGATGTCCAACTTCGCTGTGGAGCTGCCAGGGATAATGAAGAAGTTGATCCTCATCATTTCAATGTTGAGATAGATATGGAGTCTGAAGTTGAGCAGGTCATTTCGGAGCATTTT ATCTCAGGCCTTTATATTGCGCTGTGGATTGGTTTTGCTCATATTTCATTCAAAGAAGGGAGTATGCTATTAG TTTTACTTGACGTTATCTTCCAGAAGGTGACAAAATCATCTTGGAAACTGCTAAGCTACTGA
- the LOC104752365 gene encoding metacaspase-7: MISFDHKSQRRIVRSSGSFIRLRKLLKVARMVKRAVVIGINYPGTAEELQGCVNDARRMHKCLLDRFGFAEEDITMLIDTDKSYTQPTGKNIRQALSELVTPAKSGDVLFVHYSGHGTRVPPETGEEDDTGFDECIVPSDLNPIPDDDFRSLVEQVPEGCQITIVSDSCHSGGLIDEAKEQIGESTTTKPDPEQKVSSFEFDFGNCLHSVFVKLLAFCGIGSSHVETDEIAEEVGDSDGVVKSRYLPLERFIALLEQQTGQDNIEIGKIRPTLFDAFGEDSSPKIKKFMKVILTKLREGNDQSTLLGKIEESARGYIEDKLNDEDYVKPAMEAHVKSDREIYGGGSSSNGLYPERGILLSGCQTDETSADVKKKGEAFGAFSNAIQMVLSETGKDKITNKEMVLRVREILKKQRFTQRPGLYCNDRFVNAPFIC, translated from the exons ATGATTAGTTTTGATCACAAATCTCAACGAAGAATCGTTAGATCCAGCGGAAGTTTTATCAGACTAAGAAAACTCTTAAAGGTTGCAAGAATGGTGAAGAGAGCGGTAGTGATAGGAATCAACTACCCAGGCACCGCGGAGGAGTTACAAGGCTGCGTCAACGACGCCCGTCGGATGCATAAGTGCCTCCTTGACCGGTTCGGATTCGCTGAGGAAGATATCACGATGCTGATCGACACCGACAAATCTTACACTCAACCCACCGGAAAGAACATCCGTCAGGCTTTGTCGGAGCTCGTAACGCCAGCAAAGTCCGGTGACGTGTTATTCGTTCATTACAGTGGACACGGCACGAGGGTCCCACCGGAAACAGGGGAAGAAGATGATACAGGTTTTGACGAGTGTATCGTTCCTTCCGACTTAAACCCAATCCCTG ATGATGATTTCAGGAGTTTAGTGGAACAAGTTCCAGAGGGGTGTCAGATAACGATTGTATCAGATTCTTGTCACAGCGGCGGACTCATCGATGAAGCTAAGGAACAGATCGGGGAGAGTACCACGACGAAGCCAGATCCAGAAcaaaaagtttcttcttttgagtTCGACTTTGGGAACTGTTTGCATAGCGTTTTTGTGAAATTGCTTGCCTTTTGTGGAATCGGAAGTTCACATGTAGAAACGGACGAGATCGCAGAAGAAGTAGGAGACAGTGATGGAGTTGTCAAATCAAGGTATCTGCCGTTGGAGAGGTTCATCGCACTTCTCGAACAACAAACTGGGCAAGACAATATCGAGATTGGGAAAATCAGACCGACCCTTTTCGATGCCTTTGGTGAAGATTCGAGCCCCAAGATAAAGAAGTTCATGAAAGTGATTCTCACCAAGCTAAGGGAAGGAAATGATCAAAGTACGTTACTTGGTAAGATAGAAGAAAGTGCTCGAGGGTATATAGAAGATAAGCTGAACGATGAAGACTACGTGAAACCCGCAATGGAGGCACATGTGAAGAGCGACCGTGAGATTTATGGAGGAGGATCATCAAGCAACGGATTGTATCCAGAACGAGGGATTCTGTTGAGTGGATGTCAAACAGATGAGACATCAGCAGATGttaagaagaaaggagaagcgTTTGGCGCGTTTAGCAACGCTATCCAAATGGTTTTGTCGGAGACCGGTAAAGATAAGATTACGAACAAGGAAATGGTGTTGAGGGTAAGAGAGATTCTGAAGAAACAGAGGTTTACTCAGAGACCAGGATTGTACTGTAATGACCGTTTTGTGAATGCTCCATTTATATGCTAA
- the LOC104752366 gene encoding metacaspase-6-like: MAKKALLIGINYVGTKAELRGCVNDVRRMHISLVERYGFSEKNIKMLIDTDSSSIKPTGKNIRQALLDLVEPAKPGDVLFVHYSGHGTRLPAETGEEDDTGYDECIVPSDMNLITDDDFRDLVDMVPKDCPITIISDSCHSGGLIDEAKEQIGESTKKKDKDSGDCSKINKETEAEINEVGSRSLPLETLIDMLKQETGNDNIEVGKIRTTLFEMFGEDSSPKVKKFMNVILSNLQETVTTSQAVSGEILGSIENLAQEILEQKLNDDVKPGIQEVYAGPINGALPDNGILISGCQTDQTSADASPPGHPELAYGALTNAIQIILKETKGKISNKDLVLKARKLLKKQGFDQRPGLYCNDAYVDAQFIC, encoded by the exons ATGGCCAAGAAAGCTTTACTGATTGGGATCAACTACGTGGGAACGAAGGCAGAGCTACGAGGCTGCGTCAACGACGTCCGTCGGATGCATATAAGCCTCGTCGAACGGTATGGATTCTCCGAGAAGAACATCAAAATGTTGATCGATACTGATAGTTCTTCGATCAAACCGACCGGTAAGAACATCAGACAGGCGTTGCTGGATCTCGTTGAACCGGCTAAACCGGGTGATGTTCTCTTCGTCCATTACAGTGGACACGGGACTAGGTTGCCCGCGGAAACTggagaagaggatgatactggTTACGATGAGTGTATTGTTCCTTCCGACATGAATCTCATCACcg ATGATGATTTCAGGGATCTTGTGGATATGGTGCCAAAGGATTGTCCCATTACAATCATATCTGACTCTTGTCACAGTGGCGGTCTAATAGATGAAGCCAAAGAGCAGATAGGAGAGAGCacgaagaagaaggataaaGACTCTGGAGACTGTTCAAAGATCAACAAGGAGACAGAAGCAGAGATAAATGAAGTGGGAAGCAGATCTCTGCCATTGGAGACTTTGATTGATATGCTGAAGCAAGAAACAGGCAACGATAATATCGAAGTCGGGAAGATCAGAACAACCCTTTTCGAGATGTTTGGAGAAGATTCAAGCCCAAAGGTGAAGAAGTTCATGAATGTGATTTTAAGCAACCTACAAGAGACTGTTACTACTAGTCAAGCTGTTTCAGGTGAGATATTGGGATCGATTGAGAATCTAGCTCAAGAGATTCTTGAGCAGAAGCTTAACGACGATGTGAAACCCGGGATCCAAGAGGTGTATGCAGGTCCTATCAATGGTGCACTTCCTGATAACGGTATACTGATCAGTGGTTGCCAAACTGATCAAACTTCTGCAGACGCAAGCCCACCAGGTCACCCTGAATTGGCTTATGGAGCACTCACTAATGCTATACAGATCATACTTAAGGAGACTAAAGGTAAGATTAGCAACAAAGATCTTGTGTTGAAGGCTAGGAAGCTTCTCAAGAAACAGGGATTTGATCAACGACCGGGACTGTATTGCAATGACGCTTATGTTGATGCTCAGTTTATATGTTGA
- the LOC104752367 gene encoding metacaspase-5-like: MAKKAVLIGINYPGTKAELRGCVNDVRRVHKCLVDRFGFSEGNITQLIDTDESFTKPTGKNIRQALLNLVESAKSGDVLVVHYSGHGTRLPAETGEDDDTGYDECIVPCDMNLITDDEFRDLVEKVPKDAHMTIISDSCHSGGLIDEAKEQIGDSTKKNPKKESGGSSRFGFKGFLREAVEDALETRGIHTPHHKDEKEESKTKEIELEDGAKVHVVNKSLPLQTLIDILKQDTGNDSLEVGKIRPTLFNVFGEDASPKVKKFMKVLLTKLQEGKSEGGILGMIGKLAQEFVEYKLNDDEEYVTPATQTPVGNKKEVYAGASDGSLADNGILISGCQTDQTSADASPMDHPEMAYGAFTNAVQIILEETKGKITYKELVLKARTLLKKQGFSQRPGLYCSDSFVNAPFIC; this comes from the exons atggcGAAGAAAGCTGTGTTGATTGGAATCAATTACCCTGGAACCAAGGCGGAGCTACGGGGTTGCGTCAACGATGTTCGGAGGGTGCACAAATGCCTTGTCGACCGGTTCGGATTCTCCGAGGGAAACATCACTCAGCTGATCGATACTGACGAGTCTTTCACCAAACCTACCGGGAAGAACATCAGACAGGCGTTGTTGAATCTAGTTGAATCGGCTAAATCCGGCGATGTACTCGTCGTCCATTACAGTGGACATGGGACGAGGTTGCCGGCGGAGACTGGCGAAGATGATGATACTGGTTATGATGAATGTATTGTCCCTTGTGATATGAATCTTATCACCG ATGATGAATTCAGGGATCTTGTGGAGAAGGTACCAAAGGACGCACACATGACAATCATCTCAGACTCTTGTCACAGTGGTGGCCTCATCGATGAAGCTAAAGAGCAGATAGGAGATAGCACGAAGAAGAATCCAAAGAAAGAATCTGGAGGCTCTTCAAGATTTGGATTCAAAGGCTTCTTGCGTGAAGCCGTGGAAGATGCACTGGAAACTCGAGGGATCCACACTCCTCACCacaaagatgagaaagaagaaagcaagacCAAAGAGATTGAACTAGAAGATGGGGCAAAAGTCCATGTCGTAAACAAATCTCTGCCTCTACAAACTCTAATCGATATCCTCAAGCAAGATACAGGTAACGATAGTCTCGAAGTTGGGAAAATCAGACCAACCCTTTTCAATGTGTTTGGAGAAGATGCATCCCCAAAGGTTAAAAAGTTCATGAAAGTGCTTCTAACAAAGCTGCAAGAAGGTAAAAGTGAAGGTGGGATACTGGGAATGATTGGGAAACTAGCTCAAGAGTTTGTTGAGTACAAACTAAACGATGATGAAGAATATGTGACACCCGCGACGCAGACACCTGTTGGGAACAAGAAAGAGGTCTATGCAGGTGCAAGCGATGGTTCTCTTGCGGATAACGGTATTTTGATTAGCGGTTGCCAAACTGACCAAACGTCTGCAGACGCGAGTCCTATGGATCATCCTGAAATGGCCTATGGAGCATTTACCAATGCTGTACAGATCATACTTGAGGAGACAAAGGGTAAGATTACATACAAGGAACTTGTTTTGAAGGCAAGGACGCTTCTTAAGAAACAGGGGTTTTCTCAACGACCAGGACTATATTGCAGTGATAGTTTTGTGAATGCTCCTTTTATTTGTTGA